A region from the Fusarium musae strain F31 chromosome 1, whole genome shotgun sequence genome encodes:
- a CDS encoding hypothetical protein (EggNog:ENOG41), producing the protein MEVSFLGMLRYYGRVGLAGWGAGVGAGAVFCAILPFVLTVWLESFLRDFIDCIYALTGAMLVAFFVVLPGAPVNYPHAQQEVSKVDVEDASLLAQDPVEQLSRMLSTRNRLNLTKAMIRPFMMPLFGAFAIQALAYPGIARALPLPTSYTSFFSYFTTYGLAFQLGNFISRTHTLLFRPTSTKAAFTIIGASTFILLANSTFLIFSAEVLVGLLAFGAGLGGGAVYMTIFDRALQDKSFESGINLEFGLQIVGVGETTGVIVDGATQVIDEKE; encoded by the exons ATGGAAGTTTCGTTTCTGGGAATGTTACGATATTACGGCCGTGTTGGACTCGCGGGATGGGGCGCTGGCGTTGGAGCTGGGGCTGTGTTTTGCGCAATCCTACCCTTTGTCTTGACTGTTTGGCTCGAGTCCTTTTTACGGGACTTTATTGACTGCATTTATGCACTTACAGGTGCCATGCTCGTGGCATTCTTTGTCGTCCTCCCAGGCGCACCCGTCAACTATCCTCACGCGCAACAAGAAGTGTCAAAGGtggatgtcgaggatgcTTCTCTGCTAGCCCAGGATCCCGTTGAGCAGCTCTCACGCATGCTCAGCACGAGAAACCGACTCAATCTTACTAAAGCCATGATTCGACCATTCATGATGCCTTTGTTCGGAGCATTTGCTATTCAGGCTTTGGCATACCCAGGCATAGCTCGAGCCTTGCCTCTTCCTACATCGTAcacgtccttcttctcttacTTCACCACCTACGGCCTTGCTTTCCAGCTCGGCAACTTTATCTCCCGAACGCACACGCTTCTCTTCCGACCCACCAGTACCAAGGCCGCTTTTACCATAATCGGAGCTTCGACATTCATCTTGCTCGCCAACTCGACCTTTctgatcttctcagcagaAGTCCTTGTTGGATTACTGGCTTTCGGGGCCGGTCTTGGCGGAGGAGCAGTCTATATGACTATTTTCGACCGAGCGCTGCAAGATAAGTCTTTCGAGTCGGGAATCAATTTGGAATTTGGTCTTCAGATAGTGGGCGTCGGCGAGACTACTGGTGTTATTGTTG ATGGTGCCACACAAGtcattgatgagaaggaatAA
- a CDS encoding hypothetical protein (EggNog:ENOG41) yields the protein MMKRRTHNKSRHGCRNCKKRHVKCDEGGPPCTNCLARNLEGCSYLTEPPTQLPATETRRRIELELMHRWTSSSYKSLASIPEDNQWLQEDMASWALKHEYLLQGMFAFSALQVALCGGAVVVEEDYDTYYAKLAVEYYDKASRSFRAQLENVNSENAQKIFMFSFLAVAVNMALGQCSAFEELHEGVLERMVTLWELLMGNASIANQHFDALISGALSRSTEALMLRTQLQTETPTSLSKETEEALESLSTIINKACEAPSGSTPHNQSEASVRISSYRTSFSAIQTCFVQDSKDVFKGMAIGFPALAGREFGLALKSSDPVALLLMVFWGVQLDTLGKIAWWVGTFGKKMVNEVSEMLWEPDPEFEVMTMSEWRECITWARTEVGLTPIVETTDE from the exons ATGATGAAACGAAGGACTCACAACAAGTCTCGACACGGCTGTCGAAACTGCAAAAAGCGCCATGTCAAA TGTGACGAGGGAGGCCCTCCTTGCACCAACTGTCTAGCCCGCAATTTAGAAGGCTGCTCATATCTCACCGAGCCACCAACCCAACTCCCAGCAACAGAGACCAGACGCAGAATAGAACTTGAACTCATGCACCGCTGGACATCATCAAGCTACAAAAGCCTGGCGAGTATCCCTGAGGATAACCAATGGCTACAAGAAGACATGGCTAGCTGGGCCCTTAAACACGAATATCTCCTACAAGGCATGTTTGCCTTCTCAGCTCTCCAAGTCGCGCTCTGCGGCGGTGCTGTGgtcgttgaagaagactATGACACTTATTACGCCAAGTTGGCGGTGGAGTACTACGATAAAGCAAGCCGCTCGTTCAGAGCACAGCTTGAGAACGTCAACTCTGAGAATGCCCAGAAGATCTTCATGTTCTCCttccttgctgttgctgttaaCATGGCTCTCGGCCAATGCAGTGCTTTCGAAGAACTTCACGAGGGTGTTTTGGAACGCATGGTCACATTGTGGGAGCTTCTCATGGGAAATGCCTCTATCGCCAATCAGCACTTCGACGCTTTGATATCAGGAGCTTTATCACGATCTACAGAGGCTCTAATGTTACGGACACAACTTCAGACTGAGACGCCTACATCTTTGAGCAAAGAAACTGAGGAAGCTCTGGAGAGTCTAAGCACTATCATCAACAAAGCCTGCGAAGCACCGTCTGGTTCAACTCCCCACAACCAGTCCGAAGCCAGCGTCCGAATCAGCTCTTACCGCACCAGCTTCTCCGCCATACAAACGTGTTTCGTTCAAGATTCCAAAGATGTATTCAAAGGAATGGCTATAGGGTTTCCAGCTCTTGCAGGACGAGAGTTTGGGCTAGCGCTCAAGAGTTCGGATCCAGTTGCTTTGCTTCTTATGGTGTTCTGGGGAGTGCAGCTTGACACGTTGGGCAAGATCGCTTGGTGGGTTGGTACGTTTGGTAAGAAGATGGTGAACGAAGTCTCGGAGATGCTGTGGGAACCCGATCCTGAATTTGAAGTTATGACTATGTCGGAGTGGCGAGAGTGTATCACTTGGGCGAGAACGGAGGTTGGTCTGACACCCATCGTCGAGACTACAGACGAGTAA